Below is a window of Candidatus Dependentiae bacterium DNA.
TTGTCAAGAAGTTTTTTTATCATAACACACGAATCCGCGATAAAAATGAACGTTTTTTTTAAAAAACCGCTCATAAAAAAATTTATTTTTTCCCGTTACGCAAAAAGATTTTCGTGCTTCAATTTGCTTATCAGAAAGAATTTTTCATTTCAAAAAAAATTATGCTCTGTTTTTTTATTTTTTTCAATATTAAAAAAAAAGAGGCATTTAAAAGCACAAAAATACAAAAAAAATATGCGCGCTAAAAACAAAAAAACGTGCATGAATAAAAAATGCTTTTTTTACCAGAAGAAAGTGGCGCATTAAAATTAGTTTTTTGCACATCAACGAGGAATTAATAATTATTTAGTAGAAAGTAAATTACGATTTTTTGCTATTTTGCTTGTGATTATTCTAAGAAACTAGCCCCATCGGTGGCTCTGGGTTTCGCCGTTATGGCGGGACAGTCTTCGCTCAATTATCGAGCGTTAAGATATTTCAATCCGCAAGAGAACTGGCCGCGCCAGCCGAAGCTTTATCGAAGGCTGGTGCCGAGAGCCGGACTCGAACCGGCACGGGGAATTACCCCAAAGGATTTTAAGTCCTTTGCGTCTACCAATTTCGCCATCCCGGCAACCATATTTTTTTATTTATTGTAAACTATTTCAAAAATTTCTGAAGAGTTTTTCGCTATCCCTCGATACAATTTCACATTTCATTCGAAATCCCTCGGGACGAACGCGATAGATAGGTCGCTTCTTTGAAAATTTCAACATGCTTAAAAATTCATTTAAAGAGAATGGCCCGCCATTCGTAGCTTTTCCTAATCGGAATTAGTCCAGCCTGCGTTTATCCGGGTCATCAGACTCGGCAAACTACGGCGGACAGCCTTCGCTCAACTGCCGATTGTTAATATATTTCAATCCGTGAAAAAAACTGGCCGCGCCAGCCGAAGCCTTGGCGAAGGCTGGAGGCGGCACCCGGATTCGAACCGGGGATCAGGGATTTGCAGTCCCATGCCTTACCACTTGGCTATACCGCCGCGAAACGCTTATCTAACTTAGCAGCAATCTCTTTTTTGTGCGTGCTTTTCAATTTTCTCTTTAAGTTCTTGTGCTGAAATCATATTAACGCCTTCGTGGGTCATACCTTCTGGCTTTTCAAGGTCGTTTAAATATACTTCCTTGCTAGCGCCATTGACAGGAAAACCAAGTTGTTTCCACTCTGCAGTACCGCCTTCGTAGGCCCAAACATGATTGTAGCCAAGATCTGATAGCATTTTAGCGCCTTCAGAGCTTGCTAAGCACTTATAATTACCACAATATATCACAATTTCAGTATCTTTGCCCAGATTCTTCTGTACATAATTCTCAAGTTCTTCAAGGGGCACATTTATTGAGCCAGCGATATGCGCATCATCATAATATTGCTTATCAAGCACGTTCACCACCACAAGCGATGGCTTATGATCGTGATCGCTCGATGAGCCAAACCACTGACACGCGCTAAGCGTTGCTATTCCGACAAGAATTACTCCAAGCGTCATTTTATTGGGAGCCATCATTGCTAATTCCTTAATATAATTTCCTATTTTCATGCATCACCCATACTGTATCAAAATTTTGTTGCGTTGCAATACTTTTTAGCGAACACGCTGGAAGAATCTGCTCCAACGAACGCGTTTCCAAAAATCAATTGGATGCGAAGCCATATCAAAAATTAGCCACGAATCGGTGCTATCAATCGAAATCAAACGCCATTTAATTACGCCATGAATCAGCGAGCCATCAAGCGGCCCCCAATAGCGCGAGTCGTTACTTCCTTGACGATTATCGCCCATCGCCCAATATTGATTTTCTCCCAATTGAACATCAAACTCATCAACCGTTTTGCCATAACACTCTACCGGTTGATAAGGCATTTTTATATTCGAATCATTATAGTTGCGAACTAAGCGTTTCGCGCGCTCTACGCTAAATTCATCCATTGCATAAAAAGGCTGATCTTCGTAAGAAACTGAAGGATCATAAGAACGAAAATCCCAAGGCTGCGAACTATCGCGATACAATGCGATGAGTGGATATTTATTTATGTACGGTTCATCAAGCTTTTCACCATTAAGATAGACAACTGGTTTTCCATCTTCAATTACGCCTTTTACGTGATCGCCAGGGATACCAATAACACGTTTTGTCCAATTTGATGGACCCCAGACATAATTTTCAAATAATTTTTTATACCAAACATCCGAATAGGCAAAATTTGGATCATTGAACGTAATAATATTGCCACGTTCAATTGGATAAAAATTAACAAAAAATTTGTCTGCAAAAAAACGTTCACCAACAAGCATTGTTGTTTCC
It encodes the following:
- a CDS encoding rhodanese-like domain-containing protein; protein product: MKIGNYIKELAMMAPNKMTLGVILVGIATLSACQWFGSSSDHDHKPSLVVVNVLDKQYYDDAHIAGSINVPLEELENYVQKNLGKDTEIVIYCGNYKCLASSEGAKMLSDLGYNHVWAYEGGTAEWKQLGFPVNGASKEVYLNDLEKPEGMTHEGVNMISAQELKEKIEKHAQKRDCC
- the lepB gene encoding signal peptidase I, whose product is MTFIQKFRAWLRRPNKSTIEQYIETFIVVVPIAFIIRTYFYGLYQVPTGSMETTMLVGERFFADKFFVNFYPIERGNIITFNDPNFAYSDVWYKKLFENYVWGPSNWTKRVIGIPGDHVKGVIEDGKPVVYLNGEKLDEPYINKYPLIALYRDSSQPWDFRSYDPSVSYEDQPFYAMDEFSVERAKRLVRNYNDSNIKMPYQPVECYGKTVDEFDVQLGENQYWAMGDNRQGSNDSRYWGPLDGSLIHGVIKWRLISIDSTDSWLIFDMASHPIDFWKRVRWSRFFQRVR